In Mustelus asterias chromosome 17, sMusAst1.hap1.1, whole genome shotgun sequence, the following are encoded in one genomic region:
- the usp16 gene encoding ubiquitin carboxyl-terminal hydrolase 16 isoform X6 — MEDNTTETGKHEKGKTVAQNSQLISVKGLSNLGNTCFFNAVMQVLSQTYVLNELIQGLKMNEATMTVITPDSLNLGHLEIHLDQPGPLSSAMRQFLLDFQDTKKNVLTPKELFTQVCKKAVRFKGFQQQDSQELLRYLLDGMRTEEIKRIGVGILKALNYSSEMMENEESRKTMKVYEKEGSMLNFVDQVFGGTLTSTIMCEECKMITLVKESFLDLSLPVLDEQVKMSDKKALGKSGRKTSEDNQNDNHGNCDGNFVSKNRGDVSTGVTKYQQKKAKKQAKKQAKNQRQHQKHQAKVLDLENSPVKCSIDEVQNEIDAAAPENKADLESDNIVEEVSPEEGLSDSLLTDQCLGTIRKESMEENGQELSQDNTDVDNEEKESSEILHKEEHSDHSHSSKNFDSSDIFESNTMNGNQCNTLCSSEDEENIINNMNKLNLNACTVNHDEITLTLEEYKNSSGTTNDLLPPTKDKQVVFLDPEKAFCTLTDNEPLSVEDCSIGACLRQFTQIEKLIGANKLLCEECTQRQHKNGSKTNANDEKKVYTNARKQMLISSPPPILTLHLKRFQQLGFNLRKINKHIHFPKVLDLAPFCALNCKNVTEDCTNVFYSLYGVVEHSGTMRSGHYTAYVKVRTPSSHLAEYVMTRCTLPESKAEPPMGNWFHISDTRVQAVPEMKVLGAQAYLLFYERIL; from the exons ATGGAAGATAACACAACAGAAACTGGGAAACATGAGAAAGGAAAGACTGTGGCACAAAACAGCCAACTGATATCAGTGAAAGGACTCAGCAATCTTGGCAATACCTGCTTTTTTAATGCTGTCATGCAG GTCTTATCACAGACTTACGTGCTGAATGAGTTGATTCAGGGGTTAAAAATGAATGAAGCTACGATGACCGTTATAACGCCTGACTCTCTAAATCTG GGACACCTAGAGATTCACCTTGACCAACCAGGACCACTGTCTTCAGCAATGCGCCAATTTCTTCTTGATTTTCAAGATACAAAAAAGAATGTTCTCACCCCGAAGGAGCTGTTCACTCAGGTCTGTAAAAA AGCTGTACGATTTAAAGGATTTCAACAGCAAGACAGCCAAGAATTGCTTCGTTACTTATTAGATGGAATGAGAACTGAGGAAATCAAA CGTATAGGTGTCGGCATTTTAAAAGCCTTGAATTACTCTTCAGAGATGATGGAAAATGAAGAATCCAGGAAAACCATGAAAG tgtatgAAAAAGAGGGGTCCATGTTGAACTTTGTTGACCAGGTATTTGGTGGTACATTGACAAGTACAATCATGTGCGAGGAGTGCAAAATG ATTACATTAGTAAAAGAATCTTTTTTAGACTTGTCGCTTCCTGTTTTGGATGAGCAGGTAAAAATG AGTGATAAAAAAGCCTTGGGAAAAAGTGGAAGAAAGACGAGTGAAGATAATCAGAACGATAACCATGGGAATTGTGATGGAAACTTTGTTTCCAAGAACAGAGGCGATGTCTCAACTGGTGTTACCAAATACCAACAAAAGAAAGCAAAGAAACAGGCTAAAAAGCAAGCCAAG AACCAACGTCAACACCAAAAGCACCAGGCAAAAGTGCTTGATTTGGAGAACTCCCCTGTCAAATGTTCCATAGATGAAGTACAGAATGAAATAGATGCTGCTGCTCCAGAAAACAAGGCAGACCTAGAATCAGATAACATTGTAGAAGAGGTTTCTCCAGAAGAGGGTCTTTCTGATAGCTTGCTTACTGACCAATGTCTTGGAACCATAAGAAAAGAGTCCATGGAAGAAAATGGCCAAGAACTGAGCCAAGACAACACTGATGTAGATAATGAGGAAAAGGAGTCTAGTGAAATTTTACATAAGGAAGAGCACTCTGATCATTCCCACAGCTCGAAGAACTTTGACTCTTCAGATATATTTGAGTCAAACACGATGAATGGAAACCAATGTAATACACTTTGCTCCAGTGAAGATGAAGAAAATATTATCAATAATATGAATAAATTAAATCTGAATGCGTGCACAGTGAATCACGATGAAATAACTTTAACCCTGGAGGAGTATAAGAACTCTTCTGGAACTACAAATGATTTGCTTCCTCCCACGAAAGACAAACAGGTGGTTTTTCTGGACCCAGAAAAAGCATTTTGCACCCTGACAGACAATGAACCGTTGAGTGTAGAGGACTGTTCTATTGGGGCTTGTTTACGTCAGTTCACTCAGATAGAAAAACTCATTGGAGCAAATAAACTGCTATGCGAAGAATGTACCCAAAGGCAGCACAAAAATGGATCAAAGACCAATGCCAATG ATGAAAAGAAAGTGTACACGAATGCCAGAAAACAAATGCTTATTTCATCTCCGCCTCCAATTCTTACACttcatttgaaaagatttcagcaG TTAGGGTTCAATCTTCGCAAAATAAACAAGCATATCCATTTCCCAAAAGTGCTTGATCTTGCTCCGTTCTGTGCACTAAACTGCAag AATGTGACAGAGGACTGTACAAATGTATTCTATAGTCTATATGGAGTTGTGGAGCACAGTGGCACTATGCGATCTGGACATTATACGGCTTATGTTAAGGTGCGAACTCCCAGCAGCCACCTTGCTGAATACGTGATGACTAGATGTACACTGCCAG aaagcaaagcagAGCCACCTATGGGTAACTGGTTCCATATAAGCGATACTCGTGTACAGGCTGTGCCAGAGATGAAAGTACTGGGTGCCCAGGCCTACTTGCTATTTTATGAGAGAATTCTCTAA